The DNA segment CGTGCGCTGAGAACGCGCGGCGCGCCAGGACAGCGGCCGCCGTCCGGAGCCCTCGGGGGGTTCCGGACGGCGGCCGTTCGCCGTGCGGGGGCGGTCAGCTCGTGGGCACGCCGCTGGGCAGCTGCGGCATGTCGGGGATCTTCACGCTGCCGTCGCTGGACTTGGTGTACTTCTCGGTGGGGCCGTTCTTCCAGTCGACGGTGAGGGTCTTGCCGTCCGCGCCGGCCTTGAGGGTGCCCATGGTGCGGGTGGTGTCCCCGTCGGTGCACTTGAGCGCGGCCATGGTCATCCCGGCCATCTGCTGGACCTTGCCCAGACAGGCGGCCTTGTGCCCGTTGCTGAAGGCGACCGTGCCCTTGCTGATCACCAGGACCTGGGGGCTGCCGGCCGAGCCGCCCTTCCAGGCGCCCTCGACCGCACCGGCGTCCGCGGGCTTGTCGGGGGTCGCCGGCGCGTCCGGCGACTTGGTCGGCTTGCTGTCGTTGCCGCCGCCGGTGTCGCCGCCGCTTCCGCAACCGGTGAGCAGCATCGCGGCGATGGCGGCCGCCCCGGCGATCTGCGCTGCCTTGCGCACGTACGTCTCCTCCGTTGTGGGACAGGACCCGTGAGGCTAGCAGCGGCCCCGCACAGCCGTCCGAACCGTCGTCCGGATCGCCGCGGCCCCGGTACGGACTTGGTGCGGGGCTGTGACGCAGGGGGCGCCGGGGGCGACGGGCGGCGGCCCGGTCACACCGCGGGCAGGATGCGGCCGGTGACCTCGCCCAGGCCGATCCGGGCGCCGTCCGGGCCGGGCGCCCAGGCGGTGAGGGTGACCTCGTCGCCGTCCTGGAGGTAGGGGCCCTTGCCCTGGGTGAGCTCCAGCAGGCAGCCGAGCTGGTCGGGGTCGGGCCCGGAGACCGTGCCGGAGGCGAACAGGTCGCCGGTGCGCAGCGAGGCGCCGTTGACGGTCATATGGGCGAGCTGCTGGGCGGCCGTCCAGTACATCGCGGAGAACGGCGGCCGGGAGACCGTCTCGCCGTTGATGCGCACCTCGATGCGCAGGTCGATGCCGCCCGGCTCGGCGTCCGTGTCGTCGAGGTAGGGCAGCAGCGGGACGTCCCGGGCGGGCGGCGCGGTCCGGGCCGCGTCGAGGGCGTCGAGCGGGGTGATCCAGGCGGAGACGGAGGTGGCGAAGGACTTGCCCAGGAACGGGCCGAGCGGCACGTACTCCCAGGCCTGGATGTCGCGCGCGGACCAGTCGTTGAGGAGGCAGACGCCGAAGACGTGGTCGCGGAAGGCCGCCTGCGGGACGGGCCGGTGCAGCGTGGAGGGCGTACCGACGACGAAGCCGACCTCGGCCTCGATGTCGAGGCGGAGCGAGGGGCCGAAGGCCGGCGCCTCGTCCGCGGGGGCCTTGCGCTGGCCCTGCGGCCGGACGACCGGGGTGCCGCTGGCGACGACGGTGCCCGCCCGGCCGTGGTAGCCGATCGGCAGGTGCTTCCAGTTGGGGGTCAGCGCCGCGGCGTCCGGGCGGAAGATCCGGCCGACGTTGGTGGCGTGGTGCTCGCTGGCGTAGAAGTCGACGTAGTCGGCGACCTCGAAGGGGAGGTGCAGCGTGACCTCGGCGAGCGGATGGAACAGCGGTGCCACCTCGTCGCGGTGCGCCGGGTCGGTGACGGCGGTGCGCACGGCCGCCCGGATCTGCTGCCAGACGGGACGGCCGGCGGCCAGCAGCGGGTTGAGGGTCGGGGCCGCGAGCAGTTCGGCGTGCGGGTGGATGGCGGCGGGCAGCGCGCTCGGCAGTGCGCTCAGATCGAGGACCCGGTCGCCGTAGCGGACGCCGAGGCGGCGCCGGTCGGGCGCGTCGGCGGTGCTGAAGACGCCGTAGGGCAGGTTGTGCGGGCCGAAGGGGTCGCCTTCTGCCAGGTCGAACGGGCTCTGCTCGGGCATGGACAGCTCCTCGCGTTCGTCGTCGCCGGTGGGCGGCCGGGCCGGCCGGGCCTGGTGACCCGCGGGCCGGCGGTGCCGTTGATCAGCGTACGGCCGGGCGGTGGCCGACGGGGCGGTCCTGGGGGCGCGAGGGCGCGGGGGCGTACGGATTTGGACGGCGGACGCGCCGCGCGATGCGCCCCCAAGCATCGGCAATGTCCTGAAAAGCCTTGCTGCACTGCGCAATTCGGGCCTAGCTTCCTTTCCTGGCACGGGCCCGGGGGTGGGACGTTCCGTAGGGGGGACACGTGGCTCGCAGTGGCACACGGCTCGCGGTCGACCGGAGCGTTCCGGCGCTGATCGTGAAGATCGGGGCGTACCCCCTGCACCACGGCGGTGTGGGGGCGATCCGCAGCCTGGGACGGCTCGGGGTGCCCATGTACGCCGTGACGGAGGACCGCTTCACACCGGCCGCCCTCTCGCGCTACCTCCGCGGCCGCTTCGTCTGGCCGACCACCGGGCGGGAGGCGCCGGACCGGCTGGTGACGGGGCTGCTGCGGATCGGCCGGCGGATCGGGCGCCCGACGCTGCTGCTCCCCACCGACGAGGAGGCGGCCGTGCTGATAGCCGAGCACGCCGAGGCGCTCGCCGGGTCGTTCCTCTTCCCCCGGGCCGCGCCCGGCCTGCCGCGGAGGCTGGCCAGCAAACAGGGGCTGCACGAACTGTGCGCGGCCCACGGGGTGCCCTCACCGGCCGCCGTCTTCCCCGGCTCGTACGCGGACATCGAGGCGTACGCCGGGCGGGCGCGCTTCCCGGTGGTGGCCAAGAACCGCGAGGCGTTCGTACGGCGCGAGCGGCCCGCCGTCACCGGCACCACCCGCATAGGAGGGCCGGCGCAGCTGCTGGACCTGGCCCGGGACTGGGGTCCGCGGCCGGGCGTGATCCTGCAGGAGTACCTGCCGCGGGAGCAGGCCGAGGACTGGATCGTGCACGCCTGCTTCGGCGCGGACCGTGCGCCGCTGGCGCTGTTCACCGGCGTCAAGGTGCGCTCCTGGCCGCCGCACGCCGGGATGACGGCCTGTGCGTACGTGGTCGACAACCCGGAACTCGCCAAAATGTCGGCGGAGTTCGTCCGCCGCATCGGCTTCACCGGCATCGCCGATCTGGACTGGCGGTTCGACCGCCGCGACGGCCGGTACAAGCTGCTGGATTTCAACCCCCGTATGGGGGCTCAGTTTCGGCTCTTCGAGAACGCGGCCGGCGTGGACGTCGTCCGCGCCCAGCACCTGGCGCTCACCGGGCGCACCGTCCCGGAGGCGCCGCAGCGGGCCGGGCGCCGCTTCGTCGTCGAGAACGTCGATCTGCCCGCCCTGCTCGCCTACCGGCGCGGCGGACCCCGCCCCCCGCACGCGCCGCGGCGCGCCCGCGGCACCGAGCTGGCGTGGTTCGCGGGCGACGACCCGCTGCCGTTCCTCACGATGCTGGCGCGGTCCGTCGGACCGGGCGCCCGACATCTGCGGCAACTGCGGCGGGCGGGCCGCCGGGCAGGTACCGAGGCACCACTCAGGCAAGGGGAGGGACCGAAGTGAGCACTCCGGTAGCGGTCATCGGGGCCGGCCCGTACGGCGTGTCGACGGCCGCGCACCTACGGGCGCGCGGCCTGCCGGTGCGGGTCTTCGGATCGCCGATGGCGAGCTGGCGCACGCAGATGCCCGCGGGCATGCTGCTCAAGTCGACGCCCGCGGCCTCCAGCATCGACGTCCCGCAGCCCGGCCACAGCCTCGGCGACTTCTGCGCCGGGACGGGGGAGGGGCCGTACGCCTCGGACTGGGACATCGTCCCCGTCGAGGTGTTCGTCCGGTACGGGCAGTGGGTGCAGCAGCGCACGGTCCCCGACCTGGAGCAGGTCAGAGTGGTCTCGGTCGACCGGCGCGACGGCGGCTTCGAGCTGAAGCTGGACAGCGGGGAGCAGGTCGGCGCGCGGGCCGTGGTCGTGGCCACCGGCCTGAGCGGGCTGGCGCAGCTGCCCCCGGAGCTGGCCGCCGCGATTCCGGACGGACCGTCCGCCACGGGTCCGGTCTCGCACAGCTCGCAGCACCACGACCTGTCCGCGCTGGCCGGCCGCTCGGTGGTCGTGATCGGCGCCGGGCAGTCGGCGCTGGAGAGCGCGGTGCTGCTCGCCGAGGCGGGCGCGGCGTCGGTCCGGGTCGTGGCGCGCCGCCAGGGCGCCGTGGGCTTCGGTACGCCGCCGGACCGCCAGCCCCGTCTGCGGCCGCCGTCGCCGTTCGGCAACGCCTGGTCGCTGCACGCGCTGACGTACTACGCCGGCGCCTTCCGGCGGCTGCCGGTGCCCGCCCGGCGCCACCTGGTGCGCCGGGTGCTCGGCCCGCTGGGCGCGTGGTGGCTGCGGGAGCGTTTCCACGGCCGGGTGCAGGTCACGCAGGGGCGGCGGATCGTACGGGCCACGGTCCGCGACGGCCGTCCCGTGCTGGCGCTGCGCGGGGCCGACGGGCAGGGCGGGGAACTCGCCGCCGACCATGTGCTGGCCGCGACGGGCTACCGCATGGACCTGGCGGCACTGGACTTCCTGGGCCAGGGGCTGCGCACCGAGATCGTGACGCGGGCCGGCGGGCCGCTGCTGGGCGCCGGCTTCGGCTCGTCCGTACCGGGGCTGTACTTCACGGGGTTGCCGGCGGCCGCCTCGTTCGGGCCGGTGATGCGCTTCGTGTGCGGCACGGAGTTCGCCTCACCGCGGCTGGCACGGGCGGTGGCCCGGACGTACGGGTGAGGCGGGCGGGGCGGGGGCGGCGGCGAGGGGCGCCGGCCCGGTCCCCGTCCCACGGGGGAAGTCGGCTTGGCCCGGGGTGAATTCGGCGGGGCGGTGGGGGCCGGGGGCGGGTTCGTGACGGGGCGGGGCCGGGCGGTGATGGCCAGGGCCGGGGGCTCGGCTCGGCCGTCGGCCGGGGCCGCGGGCGCTCGGGTCGGCGGATTGTGGTGTTCCGCTTCTTGCCCTGAGCTGTGCGGCCCCGCGCCGCACTGACGCCGTCTCCCTCCTGCCTCCTGCGCGCCGTACCCGCGCTGTTCTCCCCGCCCGGCGCCGGACCGCACGGCCCGCCCCACACGGCCCGCTCCGGGCCGCCCGCCTGCCCGGCAGCCCGGGCGGCACAGCCCTTGCCGGACCGGAACGCGGCCAGAAATACTCTTGTCGTTGCCGGGCTCCACGCCTCCGCGCCACACTCGCGTCAACAGGCGGTCCGGGACCTGTCGGCCGGGGTCGCTGTGCTTCCGGGTGGGTCGGGGGGCGGGCGCTCACGGTGATCGAACTGCGACCGGATACGCTGGCCAATGGTGGAGACAGCGACAGATCGACATTCAGTTTGATCGTCAGCAGACAGGAGTACCCCTCGTGACCGTCGTCGGGCCCTTCGGGCTGAGCGTGCGGGACCAGGCTCTTGAGGCCGATGTCCAGGCCGGGTTGGCGGCTGTCGAGGAGGGCCTGCTGGAGGCCACGAAGAGCGACGTGCCGTTCATCACCGAAGCCGCGCAGCACCTCGTGCGCGCGGGCGGCAAGCGGTTCCGGCCGCTGCTGGTGACGCTGGCCGCCCAGTTCGGCGACCCCTACAGCCCGGGTGTGGTGCCCTCCGCGGTCGTCGTGGAGCTGACGCACCTGGCGACGCTGTACCACGACGACGTGATGGACGAGGCCGATGTGCGCCGCGGCGTGGCCAGCGCCAACGCCCGCTGGGGCAACTCCGTCGCGGTGCTGACCGGCGACTTCCTGTTCGCCCGCGCCTCGCACATCCTGGCCGACCTCGGGCCGGAGGCGGTCCGGATCCAGGCCGAGGCGTTCGAACGCCTGGTGACCGGCCAGATCCTGGAGACCGCGGGCCCGCGCGACGGCCGCGACCCCATCGACCACTACCTGGACGTCCTCGCCGGCAAGACCGGTTCGCTGGTCGCCGTCGCCTGCCGGTTCGGCGCGATGATGTCGGGCGCCGAGGAGTCCACGGTCAACATCCTCACCCAGTACGGCGAGCGGCTGGGCACGGCCTTCCAGCTGGCCGACGACGTGCTGGACATCGCCAGCGATTCGCACGAATCGGGCAAGACGCCCGGTACCGACCTGCGCGAGGGCATTCCGACCCTGCCCGTGCTGCACCTGCGGGCCCGCGCCGAGAGCAGCGCCGGTACGCCCGAGGACCGCGCCCTGGTCGAGCTGCTGGCCGGCGACCTCACGGACGACGCCCGGCATGCCGAGGCGCTGGCCGGCCTGCGCGCCCACCCGGCGCTCGAACAGGCCCGCCGCGACACCGTGCGCTACGCGCAGGAGGCCCGCGCGATGCTGGCCCCGCTGCCGTCCTGCACCGCCAAGTCGGCCCTGGAGGGGCTCTGCGACGCGGTGGTGCACCGGGCGGGCTGAGGCCCGAGCACGCTGCGCCACCCCGCGTCCCCTACGTCCCCGCCGCGCATCCCCTAGGGAACGGTCCGACTCCGGAGGTACGGAGTCGGACCTGAGGTGACCATGTGTCATACCTCAGCAGTAGGAAGAGTTGCTCCCGCTGGTTGACGTTATCCGCCGGGCGATTTGGTGAGATGAGAACACCAGAGCGCGGCGGCGGGTCACAATGAGCCCCAGGGGGACGAGTGGACAGCGCAGCAGCCGCCGCATACGACGGAGGTAGGGCAGATGTCATGGAACGAACCGACTCAGGTCACCGGCGAATGGGACGAGGGGCACTCCCCGCGGCGCCGTAAGGCGGCGCGGTACGCCGTGCCGGTCGCGGTGGCGGGAGTTGCGGCGGCCACGATCGGGCTGGTCCCGGCGTTCGCCGGTTCCGGTTCTCCGGACCTGCCGAAGATCTCGGCGCAGGACCTGATAGCCAAGGTCGCCAAGTCGGATGTCCAGCAGCTCTCCGGCACGGTCCGGGTCACCACCGACCTCGGTCTGCCGTCCCTGCCGGGCGGCGCGGCGGGCGGCTTCGCCGGCGGCCAGGCCGGTGCCGGAGGGAAGGGCGGCGACGGCGCCTCCGCGGCGCCCCAGAGCAAGCTGATGGAGCTGGCGTCCGGTTCCCACACGCTGCGCGTCGCGGCCGACGGCCCCGAGAAGCAGCGGGTGTCGATCGTCGACAAGGCCGCCGAGTACAGCCTGGTCCACAACGGCAACGAGCTCTGGGCCTACGACAGCGGCAGCAACACCGCCCTGCACAGCACCGACCTCGACGCCCAGAAGCACGGCTCCCGGCACGGCTCGGCCGAGGGCCTCCCCAAGGACCTGAAGAACGCCACCCCGCAGGACCTCGCCCAGCAGGCCCTGAAGGCGGCCGGCGACACCACCTCGGTCACCGTCGACGGCACCGCCAAGGTCGCCGGGCGGGACGCCTACCAGCTGCTGATCAAGCCCAAGCAGGCCGCCTCGACGGTCGGCTCGATCCGGGTCGCGGTGGACGCCGAGAACGGCGTGCCGCTGAAGTTCACCCTGACCCCCAAGAGCGGCGGCGCGGCCGCCGTCGACGTCGGCTACACGAACGTCGAGTTCGCCAAGCCCGCCGCGAGCACGTTCTCCTTCACCCCTCCCAAGGGCGCCAAGGTCGTCGACGGCGACAAGGTCGAGGCGCAGCGCAAGCACGGCAAGGACCTCCCGTCCGAGGGCGCGCGGGACTTCGCCAAGGACAAGGGCGGACCGAACGTCATCGGCAAGGGCTGGACGTCCATCGCCACGATCAAGGGTGAGGGCTCCGGCATGCCCTCCGGCAAGGAGCAGGGCGGCGCCGGCGGCGACGCGGCCACGTTCCTGGACAGCATCGGCGAGAAGGCGCACGGCTCCTTCGGATCCGGCCGGATCTTCAGCACCCGCCTGGTCAATGCCCTGATCACGGACAAGGGCACGGTCTACGTCGGCGCCGTCGACAAGCAGGCCCTGATCGACGCGGCCAACGCCGCCAAGTAACGGGCCTCGCCCGCACCCGGGACCGCCGCGCCACCCCTCCGCGGGTGGCGCGGCGCGGCCCGTGGGCCATCCGTACGACGTCGGGGGAGCCGATGCCACAGCCGCCCGCCCCGGGTCCCGAAGGCACCCGGCCGGCCGACGACGGACCGGCTCCCCGGCCGGCCGGGGACCTGGCGATCGAGACGCGGGGGCTGAGCAAGGGCTACCGCGGCGGCCGGCTCGCCGTCGACGGCCTCGATCTGGCCGTCCCGCGCGGCAGCGTCTTCGGCTTCCTCGGCCCCAACGGCTCCGGCAAGACCACCACCATCCGCATGCTGATGGGCCTGATCGAAGCGAGCGCCGGCAGCGCCCGGGTGCTCGGGCAGCCGATGCCCGCCGCGGGCCGCCGGGTGCTCCCCAGGGTCGGCGCCCTCATCGAGGGCCCGGCCCTCTACGGCTTCCTCAGCGGGCGGGACAACCTCCGGCGGTTCGACGCCGCCGACCCGTACGCCGACCCCCGTACCCGCACCGCACGGGTCGGGCGGGCGCTGGAGCGGGTCGGCCTGGCGGCCGCGGCAGGAAAGAAGGCCCGCGCCTACTCCCTCGGCATGAAGCAGCGCCTCGGTCTGGCCGCGGCCCTGCTCCAGCCCCGTGAGCTGCTGGTCCTCGACGAGCCGACCAACGGCCTGGACCCCCAGGGCATGCGGGAGATCCGGGCGCTGATCCGCGCCCTCGCGGCGGACGGCACCACCGTCTTCCTCTCCTCCCACCTCCTCGACGAGATCGGACAGGTCTGCACCCACGCCGCGGTGATGGCCCGCGGCCGGCTGGTCACCCAGGGCACGGTCGCCGACCTCTTCGCCACGGTCCTCGACGCGCGCGGCCACGGCCGGCTGACGGTGACCACCCCCGACACCGCCGACACGGTCCGGGTCCTGAAGGAGCACGGCCTGACCGGCCTGCAGGCCGCCGACGGCCGGGTGACGGGCGAACTCCCGCACCCGGACGCGGCGATGGGCGCACCGGGCGGCGGCACCCCGCCGGATCTCGCGGACCTCAACGCCGCGCTGGTGCACGCCGGTGTGCGGGTCCGCGGCTTCGGCACCGAGCGCGCGTCCCTGGAGGACATCTTCGTGCGACTGACCGGGGAGGGCTTCGATGTCGCAGGCTGAGGCGGCGCCGCGCACGCCCCGACCGCTGTGGTCGCTGGGCCTGCTGCGCAGCGAGATCACGATGACGTTCCGGCGCTGGCGCACCCTCGCGCTGCTGGCGGTGCTCGCGGGCGTACCCGTCCTGGTCGGCGTCGCCGTCAAGACCGAGACGGGCGACGGCGGCGGTGGCCCGGGGGGACCGGCGTTCCTCTCCCAGGTCACCCACAACGGGCTCTTCCTCGTCTTCACCTCGCTCGCGGTGACGCTGCCGTTCTTCCTGCCGATGTCCGTGGGAGTGATCGCGGGCGACTCCCTCGCCGGCGAGGCGCACGCCGGGACGCTGCGCTACCTCCTGGTGGCCCCCGCGGGCCGCACCCGCCTCCTGCTGGTCAAATACGCCACGACCCTGACGTTCTGCCTGGTGGGCACCCTGGTCGTGGCGCTCTCCGCCCTGGTGACCGGCGCCCTGCTCTTCCCCGTGGGCGAGGTCACCCTGCTCTCGGGCACCTCCGTCCCCTTCGCCGAGGGACTGCTGCGGGCGCTGGCCGTCGCGGTCGCGGTGGCGCTGTCCCTCGTCGGGGTGGCCGCCGTCGGCCTTTTCGTCTCCGCGCTCACCACCAGCGGCATCGCGGCCATGGCGACCACGGTCGGCCTGCTGATCACCGTGCAGATCCTGGACGCCCTCCCGCAGTTGCACGCCCTCCAGCCCTACCTGTTCCCGCACTACTGGCTGTCGTTCGCGGACCTGCTCCGTGACCCCGTCTACTGGGACCAGTTGCAGAAGAACGCCGGCCTGCAGGCGCTGTACGCCCTCGTCTTCGGCTCGGCGGCCTGGGCACGCTTCACGACCAGGGACGTCACCGCGTGAGACGGGGCGCCGTGGAGCCGGCGGGGGAGGGGCCCGAGGGCCGCGGTGTCACTGCGTGGAGCGGGGAGGCCGCGAGGTCTCGGCCGGTGCGTCGGTGAGCGGCGCCGCCGCGGGCGCCGTTGCCGCCGGGGCCGCCCGGTCCGCGTCCGCCGCCTGTACGGCTACCGCCGCTCCCGCCTCGCCCGCCTGGGCCGCGGCGGCGGCCAGTGCCGCCCGTCCGCGCCGGGCGGTCCGCAGCGCGTCCCAGGTCAGTACGGTCAGGGCCGCCCACACCAGGGCGAACCCGGCCCAGCGCTCCGCCGGCATCCGCTCGTGGAAGACAGTGAGCCCCAGCACGAACTGGAAGCTCGGCGCCAGATACTGCAGCATCCCGATCATCGTCAGCGGCAGCCGCATGGCCGAGGCGCCGAAGCAGATCAGCGGCACCGCCGTCGCGACACCGCAGCCCGACAGCAGCAGCGCCTGGCCCACCCCGTCGCTGGTGAAGCTGCACTCGCCGCGCAGCGCGAGGAACACCAGGAACCCCAACGCGGGCAGCGCCTGCAGGGCCGTCTCGGCGCTGAAGCCCTCGATCCCGTCGAGCTTGACGCTCTTCTTGACCAGCCCGTACGTCGCGAACGAGAAGGCCAGCACGAGCGCGATCCAGGGCACCTTGCCGTAGGCGGCGGTCATCACGACCACGGCCAGGACGCCGATCCCCACGGCGACCCACTGCAGCGGCCGCAGCCGCTCGCGCAGGAACAGCACGCCGAAGGCGATGCTGACCAGCGGGTTGATGAAGTAGCCGAGCGAGGCTTCCAGGACGTGCCCGGCGTTGACGGCCCAGATGTACAGGAACCAGTTCGTCGAGATGACCACGGCGCAGATCAGGATCAGCCCGAGCCTCCTGGGCTGCCGCAGCAACGGGCGGATCCACGACCAGCGGCGCAGCGCGGCCAGGATGACGACGGCGACGGGCAGCGACCACGCCATGCGATGGGCCAGGATCTCGGACGCGGAGGCGGCGCCCAGCAGATGCCAGTAGAGCGGCAGCAGGCCCCACATGGTGTAGGCGGCGATGCCGTAGGCGAGACCGACACGCTGATCGCTTCGAGGCTGCAAGGGGGACCTCCTGAGAACGCTTCGCCGCCTTGAGTGAAAGTAACGTCGCCGGGCCCTTCTGTCATGCCTGTTTCGCCATACGGTCATGACATCCCGGTGAAGGATGGTGAAGGGCCGCACGCGCGGACCGGATCGACCGGGGCGGGAGCGGGGGGGGGAGGAAGCGGGAACGGTGGGAGGAGGGGGCGCCAGGCCCCGGCGGCCCCCTCAGGCCGGCAGTTCCTTCAGCGCCTCCGTGATCGCCTCGGCGATCGGCGTGGTCGGGCGGCCGATCAGCCGGGACAGCTCGCCGGGCGTCGCGGCGAGCTCGCCCCGGGCGATCCCGGCGTCCGCCTCGGCGACCGCCCGCGCGCCCAGCGCCGACACCCCCGCCTCGGTCATCAGCGCCGCGTACCGCTCCTGCGGCAGGTCGCGGTAGGGGATCTCCCGGCCGGTCTGCCGGGACACCTCGGCCGCGTACTCGGCCATCGTCCAGGCGGTGTCGCCGCTCAGCTCGTACACCGTGTTCTCCCGGCCGCCGCCGGCGAGGACGACGGCGGCGGCCTCCGCGTAGTCCCGGCGCGCGGCGGTGGCCACCCGGCCCCCGCCGGCGCTGCCGACGACGGCGCCGGTCCGCAGGGCGCCGGCGAGCGCCCCGGTGTAGTTCTCGTGGGACCAGCCGTTGCGCAGCAGGCAGTACGGCACCCCGGAGGCGAGCAGCGCCTGCTCGGTCGCGAGGTGCTCCTCGGCGAGGGAGAACGTGGCGGACGGCCCGCCCAGCACGCTCGTGTACGCCAGCAGCGCGACGCCCGCCTCCCGTGCGGCGTCGATGACCGCGCGGTGCTGGTCGAGGCGCGCTCCGGCCTCGTTCCCGGAGATGAGCAGCACCCGGTCGCCGGCCCCGAACACGCCCTGGAGCGACTCGGGCCTGCGGTGGTCCGCGATCCTGACCTCGACGCCGCGGGCCGCGAGGCCGGCGGCCTTGGCCCGGTCCCGGGCGACCGCGACGATCTCGCCGGGTTCCACGCGCTTCAGCAGCTCCTCGACGACGAGCCGGCCGAGTGCCCCGGTGGCGCCGGTGACGACGATGCTCATGAGTGCCCCCTGTGAACGGTGCGCTGGCTGACGGGACCCGACTGTACGCCTGCCTTAAACAGTCGTCTATGACACTCGTATGAAACGCCGTCACACACGCGCCGCCCACACAAACGGGTGCCCCCGGAAGCGTCGTCAGACGCTCCCGGGGGCACCCGCGGGGCCGGGGCCGGGCCGGTCAGCCGACGACGGTCCAGGTGTCGTTGCCGGTCAGCAGGGCGGCGAGGTCGCCCTTGCCCTTCTGCTGGATGGCGTCGTCGAGCTGGTCGGACATCAGGGTGTCGTAGACCGGGCGGTCGACGTTGCGCAGGACCCCGATGGGGGTGTGGTGCAGCGTGTCGGGGTCGGCGAGCCGGGAGAGGGCGAACGCCGTGGTGGGAGACGGGTTGTGGGCG comes from the Streptomyces angustmyceticus genome and includes:
- the fahA gene encoding fumarylacetoacetase, producing the protein MPEQSPFDLAEGDPFGPHNLPYGVFSTADAPDRRRLGVRYGDRVLDLSALPSALPAAIHPHAELLAAPTLNPLLAAGRPVWQQIRAAVRTAVTDPAHRDEVAPLFHPLAEVTLHLPFEVADYVDFYASEHHATNVGRIFRPDAAALTPNWKHLPIGYHGRAGTVVASGTPVVRPQGQRKAPADEAPAFGPSLRLDIEAEVGFVVGTPSTLHRPVPQAAFRDHVFGVCLLNDWSARDIQAWEYVPLGPFLGKSFATSVSAWITPLDALDAARTAPPARDVPLLPYLDDTDAEPGGIDLRIEVRINGETVSRPPFSAMYWTAAQQLAHMTVNGASLRTGDLFASGTVSGPDPDQLGCLLELTQGKGPYLQDGDEVTLTAWAPGPDGARIGLGEVTGRILPAV
- a CDS encoding carboxylate--amine ligase, translating into MARSGTRLAVDRSVPALIVKIGAYPLHHGGVGAIRSLGRLGVPMYAVTEDRFTPAALSRYLRGRFVWPTTGREAPDRLVTGLLRIGRRIGRPTLLLPTDEEAAVLIAEHAEALAGSFLFPRAAPGLPRRLASKQGLHELCAAHGVPSPAAVFPGSYADIEAYAGRARFPVVAKNREAFVRRERPAVTGTTRIGGPAQLLDLARDWGPRPGVILQEYLPREQAEDWIVHACFGADRAPLALFTGVKVRSWPPHAGMTACAYVVDNPELAKMSAEFVRRIGFTGIADLDWRFDRRDGRYKLLDFNPRMGAQFRLFENAAGVDVVRAQHLALTGRTVPEAPQRAGRRFVVENVDLPALLAYRRGGPRPPHAPRRARGTELAWFAGDDPLPFLTMLARSVGPGARHLRQLRRAGRRAGTEAPLRQGEGPK
- a CDS encoding FAD-dependent oxidoreductase is translated as MSTPVAVIGAGPYGVSTAAHLRARGLPVRVFGSPMASWRTQMPAGMLLKSTPAASSIDVPQPGHSLGDFCAGTGEGPYASDWDIVPVEVFVRYGQWVQQRTVPDLEQVRVVSVDRRDGGFELKLDSGEQVGARAVVVATGLSGLAQLPPELAAAIPDGPSATGPVSHSSQHHDLSALAGRSVVVIGAGQSALESAVLLAEAGAASVRVVARRQGAVGFGTPPDRQPRLRPPSPFGNAWSLHALTYYAGAFRRLPVPARRHLVRRVLGPLGAWWLRERFHGRVQVTQGRRIVRATVRDGRPVLALRGADGQGGELAADHVLAATGYRMDLAALDFLGQGLRTEIVTRAGGPLLGAGFGSSVPGLYFTGLPAAASFGPVMRFVCGTEFASPRLARAVARTYG
- a CDS encoding polyprenyl synthetase family protein, with the protein product MTVVGPFGLSVRDQALEADVQAGLAAVEEGLLEATKSDVPFITEAAQHLVRAGGKRFRPLLVTLAAQFGDPYSPGVVPSAVVVELTHLATLYHDDVMDEADVRRGVASANARWGNSVAVLTGDFLFARASHILADLGPEAVRIQAEAFERLVTGQILETAGPRDGRDPIDHYLDVLAGKTGSLVAVACRFGAMMSGAEESTVNILTQYGERLGTAFQLADDVLDIASDSHESGKTPGTDLREGIPTLPVLHLRARAESSAGTPEDRALVELLAGDLTDDARHAEALAGLRAHPALEQARRDTVRYAQEARAMLAPLPSCTAKSALEGLCDAVVHRAG
- a CDS encoding LolA family protein, translating into MSWNEPTQVTGEWDEGHSPRRRKAARYAVPVAVAGVAAATIGLVPAFAGSGSPDLPKISAQDLIAKVAKSDVQQLSGTVRVTTDLGLPSLPGGAAGGFAGGQAGAGGKGGDGASAAPQSKLMELASGSHTLRVAADGPEKQRVSIVDKAAEYSLVHNGNELWAYDSGSNTALHSTDLDAQKHGSRHGSAEGLPKDLKNATPQDLAQQALKAAGDTTSVTVDGTAKVAGRDAYQLLIKPKQAASTVGSIRVAVDAENGVPLKFTLTPKSGGAAAVDVGYTNVEFAKPAASTFSFTPPKGAKVVDGDKVEAQRKHGKDLPSEGARDFAKDKGGPNVIGKGWTSIATIKGEGSGMPSGKEQGGAGGDAATFLDSIGEKAHGSFGSGRIFSTRLVNALITDKGTVYVGAVDKQALIDAANAAK
- a CDS encoding ABC transporter ATP-binding protein, giving the protein MPQPPAPGPEGTRPADDGPAPRPAGDLAIETRGLSKGYRGGRLAVDGLDLAVPRGSVFGFLGPNGSGKTTTIRMLMGLIEASAGSARVLGQPMPAAGRRVLPRVGALIEGPALYGFLSGRDNLRRFDAADPYADPRTRTARVGRALERVGLAAAAGKKARAYSLGMKQRLGLAAALLQPRELLVLDEPTNGLDPQGMREIRALIRALAADGTTVFLSSHLLDEIGQVCTHAAVMARGRLVTQGTVADLFATVLDARGHGRLTVTTPDTADTVRVLKEHGLTGLQAADGRVTGELPHPDAAMGAPGGGTPPDLADLNAALVHAGVRVRGFGTERASLEDIFVRLTGEGFDVAG
- a CDS encoding ABC transporter permease → MSQAEAAPRTPRPLWSLGLLRSEITMTFRRWRTLALLAVLAGVPVLVGVAVKTETGDGGGGPGGPAFLSQVTHNGLFLVFTSLAVTLPFFLPMSVGVIAGDSLAGEAHAGTLRYLLVAPAGRTRLLLVKYATTLTFCLVGTLVVALSALVTGALLFPVGEVTLLSGTSVPFAEGLLRALAVAVAVALSLVGVAAVGLFVSALTTSGIAAMATTVGLLITVQILDALPQLHALQPYLFPHYWLSFADLLRDPVYWDQLQKNAGLQALYALVFGSAAWARFTTRDVTA
- the rarD gene encoding EamA family transporter RarD, producing the protein MQPRSDQRVGLAYGIAAYTMWGLLPLYWHLLGAASASEILAHRMAWSLPVAVVILAALRRWSWIRPLLRQPRRLGLILICAVVISTNWFLYIWAVNAGHVLEASLGYFINPLVSIAFGVLFLRERLRPLQWVAVGIGVLAVVVMTAAYGKVPWIALVLAFSFATYGLVKKSVKLDGIEGFSAETALQALPALGFLVFLALRGECSFTSDGVGQALLLSGCGVATAVPLICFGASAMRLPLTMIGMLQYLAPSFQFVLGLTVFHERMPAERWAGFALVWAALTVLTWDALRTARRGRAALAAAAAQAGEAGAAVAVQAADADRAAPAATAPAAAPLTDAPAETSRPPRSTQ